The window tggcatggtgacagaggtcagagggttcactgacccacagaaggaggagtacttcaggaagagattcagagatgaggagcaggccagcaggatcatctcccataTCCAGACATCacgaagcctccacatcatgtgccgcatcccggtcttctgctggatcactgctacagttctggaggatgtgttggacaccagagagggagcagagctgcccagcaccctgactgagatgtacatccacttcctggtggttcaggccaaagtgaagaagctcaagtatgatggaggagctgcgacagatccacactggagtccagagagcagggagatgattgagtctctgggaaaactggcttttgagcagctgcagaaaggaaacctgatcttctatgaatcagacctgacagagtgtggcatcgatatctcagcagcctcagtgtactcaggagtgttcacacagatctttagagaggagagagggctgtaccaggagaaggtgttctgcttcatccatctgagtgttcaggagtttctggctgctcttcatgtgcatctgaccttcatcaactctggactcaacctgatggGAGAACAACAAAAGAGGTTTAAATCGTTCAAAGacgaaaaaaaactaaagcatCTCCACAAGATTTCTGTGGACAAGGCCTTAAagagtccaaatggacacctggacctgttcctccgcttcctcctgggtctttccctgcagaccaatcagaggctcctacgaggcctgctgacacagacaggaagtagctcacagaccaatcaggaaacagttgattacatcaagaagaagatcagtgagaatatgtctgcagagagaagcatcaatctgttccactgtctgaatgaactgaatgatcgttctctggtggagcagATCCAACAGtccctgagttcaggaagtctctccacagataaactgtctcctgctcagtggtcagctctgggcttcatcttactgtcatcaggaaaacatctgaatgtgtttgacctgaagaaatactctgcttcagaggaggctcttctgaggctgctgccagtggtcaaagcctccaacaaagctgtgtgagtccagagataaatatgttttaaatgctctgtttacttgttaaagcaatacaatgtaacttctcaaaaagcccattatggagctccccctacaggcttggaggtaatgtacagttacactgtcgtaaatacaacaccctttcgctttcacgtttcacgtttgttgacgaaccggcaaggagtcagaaggtgcaagctatgtcgatcGAGAAGGTAAgattaatcaaatgtacctgggagtgtgagagggatctatttgtttttgcggtaggtgtgccagaaagcaagtcgaaatacttccgctcagctcccgggccggtccagcaaagttatatagcgcagtttttccaactcagacccccgaagggcataggagacaggacaatcgtaatattaaaactcattctagctgcacaatttttttcaagctgttattttaaggtagaaatgttacatagtattgctttaaaaggagagaaaataataagagttatttctcagataaTTTCAGTTTGTAGATAACACAGATTCACAGCAAACAGTTCCATCAGATCAGTTTACATCAAGAGGAAAGAAACACGCTGCAAGAACTTTATAAAATTTATAAAGTTCTTACATAACTTAATTCTCTTCCTGTTATTCCCTCCTCAGACTGAgcggctgtaacctctcagagagaagctgtgcagctctgtcctcagctctcagctcccagtcctccagcctgacacaactggacctgagtaacaacaacctgcaggattcagggctgaagcagctgtctgttggacTGCAGAGTCCAAACTGTAACCTGGAAGCTCTCAGGTCAGGATTCATTCAACTGTTCAGCTGCTGATCATTTTAATTCTGCTTTACAGTCATGGATGAACAGCTGACCTGTTCAGGATGGTGTCTGCTGTTGGAGTCTTTTCTCTCAGTTTCTGCCATTTGTGTTGTTTcctgcagcctgtcaggctgtctgatcacagaggaaggctgtgcttctctggtctcagctctgacctccaacccctcccatctgagagagctggacctgagctacaaccatccaggagacTCAGCAGTGAAGCAGCTCTCAGCTGGACTGGAGGATCCACAGTGGAGGCTGGACACTCTCAGGTATGGAGAGCTCTGCTGCTTTAATCATTTCCCTTCTAACCGGCTCATGAGCTGGTTAGAAGTGATGCCGAGCAGCGAGGGAGGAGCAAACctctgtgaggaggaggaggaaatgtcTGCCAGCATTAGCCGGTGTCCCCTTAAAACAGCGTGGATCTGTCAGAATGATGGAGGTTTATCGTGTCATTCCTCAGATAAATGGGCCCCAAAGAAAACATACATACCAGCAACCATCTGCTGGTTAATGCTCAGCCTGTAAGGAAACATATTCAGCAGATTCAGAGACTTTATTCATCCAGTTAAAGGgacatttctgtgtttctgaagtGGGGCTGTGTGAAGTCCTCATGAGCAGTCAGCATCTCTCTCAGTGtagaacaatgtgtgtgtgagagccatgtaatgtccatgtttgatgctgaaagagacggtgctgctctgacccccctcctcctttcagggtggagcctgctggagaacgatggctgacaccaggtctgaggaagtgtgagtgtgttcttcatctgattcatgacatccagccatcttcacactgtcacatcactcattgatcaaagtgaacagatgatagatcaataactgcagctggattgtgtttgttctctccatcagattcctgccaactcacaatcgacacaaacacagtgcacagagacctgaaactgtctgacaacaacaggaaggtgacacgtgtggaggaggaggatcagtcatatcctgatcatccagacagatttgaTGTCTGGtgtcctcagctgctgtgtagaaatgttctgactggtcgctgttactgggaggtcgagtggagcGGAAGAGTttatatatcagtgagttacagagaaATCAGCAGGAGAGGAAGAGACAGATACTCTGTGTTTGGAAggaatgatcagtcctggagtctgagctgctctgatggaggttactCTGTTTATCACAATAACAGCGAaacatccatctcctcctcctcctcctcctcctcctcctcctcctcctcctcctcctcctcctcctcctctgtctgtaacagagcagcagtgtatgtggaccgtcctgctggcactctgtccttctacagagtctcctctgacacactgatccacctccacaccttcagcaccacattcactgaagaacctctgcatcctgggTTTGGAGTCTGGTTAGGTTCACCTGTTTCCTcagtgtctctgtgctgagtatacagtgtgtcctcctgtcagacaatccctgctgaacagatagttcaacagtttctgtttgaaactcttctaaatgattccttggaaacttcttcctcttccagtcctttaaagatggaagctgccattcttccaggatgttgtttttctgtgtgtttccagtcaaagcttcacactgagtatcagcaggttgtgtttctctgcagctcactTCAGCTGAGCCCATTCAGCTgatgtcagctgcagttagtttgctgcacatgtgacaaactgtgacatcagagagGAATCACTGAGCTGCATCAGCCCA is drawn from Odontesthes bonariensis isolate fOdoBon6 chromosome 21, fOdoBon6.hap1, whole genome shotgun sequence and contains these coding sequences:
- the LOC142370782 gene encoding NLR family CARD domain-containing protein 3-like isoform X1; the protein is MDPSDRKGQRFKAEPEPSCVSMQSDRSMDGFIDFKSDQRSRPQSSYQRPEPSCVSMKSDRSTDRVIDFKSDQRSRPQRVDQQSSEGPSGPSAQQHQTQLDSIFMLLEDNMLTFVKEELKKMQKVLSPDYPECLESQREGEDEEQRSSREALVKITVHFLRRMKQEELADRLQSELCGRKVKCALKKKFQCVFEGIPKAGKPTLLNQIYTELYITEGGSGEVNDEHEVRQIEAASWKAGRAETSIRQEDIFKGPPGRDEPIRTVLTKGVAGIGKTVLTQKFTLDWAEGKANQDIHFMFPFTFRELNVLRERKFSLVELVHHFFTETKAAGICSFEQFQVVFIFDGLDECRLPLDFHSKEPLTDATEPTSVDVLLTNLIRGKLLPSARLWITTRPAAANQIPAGCVGMVTEVRGFTDPQKEEYFRKRFRDEEQASRIISHIQTSRSLHIMCRIPVFCWITATVLEDVLDTREGAELPSTLTEMYIHFLVVQAKVKKLKYDGGAATDPHWSPESREMIESLGKLAFEQLQKGNLIFYESDLTECGIDISAASVYSGVFTQIFREERGLYQEKVFCFIHLSVQEFLAALHVHLTFINSGLNLMGEQQKRFKSFKDEKKLKHLHKISVDKALKSPNGHLDLFLRFLLGLSLQTNQRLLRGLLTQTGSSSQTNQETVDYIKKKISENMSAERSINLFHCLNELNDRSLVEQIQQSLSSGSLSTDKLSPAQWSALGFILLSSGKHLNVFDLKKYSASEEALLRLLPVVKASNKAVLSGCNLSERSCAALSSALSSQSSSLTQLDLSNNNLQDSGLKQLSVGLQSPNCNLEALSLSGCLITEEGCASLVSALTSNPSHLRELDLSYNHPGDSAVKQLSAGLEDPQWRLDTLRVEPAGERWLTPGLRKYSCQLTIDTNTVHRDLKLSDNNRKVTRVEEEDQSYPDHPDRFDVWCPQLLCRNVLTGRCYWEVEWSGRVYISVSYREISRRGRDRYSVFGRNDQSWSLSCSDGGYSVYHNNSETSISSSSSSSSSSSSSSSSSSSSVCNRAAVYVDRPAGTLSFYRVSSDTLIHLHTFSTTFTEEPLHPGFGVWLGSPVSSVSLC
- the LOC142370782 gene encoding NLR family CARD domain-containing protein 3-like isoform X2 translates to MLLLYPILTPSPVSRVDQQSSEGPSGPSAQQHQTQLDSIFMLLEDNMLTFVKEELKKMQKVLSPDYPECLESQREGEDEEQRSSREALVKITVHFLRRMKQEELADRLQSELCGRKVKCALKKKFQCVFEGIPKAGKPTLLNQIYTELYITEGGSGEVNDEHEVRQIEAASWKAGRAETSIRQEDIFKGPPGRDEPIRTVLTKGVAGIGKTVLTQKFTLDWAEGKANQDIHFMFPFTFRELNVLRERKFSLVELVHHFFTETKAAGICSFEQFQVVFIFDGLDECRLPLDFHSKEPLTDATEPTSVDVLLTNLIRGKLLPSARLWITTRPAAANQIPAGCVGMVTEVRGFTDPQKEEYFRKRFRDEEQASRIISHIQTSRSLHIMCRIPVFCWITATVLEDVLDTREGAELPSTLTEMYIHFLVVQAKVKKLKYDGGAATDPHWSPESREMIESLGKLAFEQLQKGNLIFYESDLTECGIDISAASVYSGVFTQIFREERGLYQEKVFCFIHLSVQEFLAALHVHLTFINSGLNLMGEQQKRFKSFKDEKKLKHLHKISVDKALKSPNGHLDLFLRFLLGLSLQTNQRLLRGLLTQTGSSSQTNQETVDYIKKKISENMSAERSINLFHCLNELNDRSLVEQIQQSLSSGSLSTDKLSPAQWSALGFILLSSGKHLNVFDLKKYSASEEALLRLLPVVKASNKAVLSGCNLSERSCAALSSALSSQSSSLTQLDLSNNNLQDSGLKQLSVGLQSPNCNLEALSLSGCLITEEGCASLVSALTSNPSHLRELDLSYNHPGDSAVKQLSAGLEDPQWRLDTLRVEPAGERWLTPGLRKYSCQLTIDTNTVHRDLKLSDNNRKVTRVEEEDQSYPDHPDRFDVWCPQLLCRNVLTGRCYWEVEWSGRVYISVSYREISRRGRDRYSVFGRNDQSWSLSCSDGGYSVYHNNSETSISSSSSSSSSSSSSSSSSSSSVCNRAAVYVDRPAGTLSFYRVSSDTLIHLHTFSTTFTEEPLHPGFGVWLGSPVSSVSLC